One window from the genome of Gimesia aquarii encodes:
- a CDS encoding sulfatase-like hydrolase/transferase, protein MKRLIQMICFVFCLLAMQQSMLFAAKAKADNRPNIIFILLDNVGKDWFRSYGSQENQTPNIDHLAYTGLRFRNCYVTPVCSTTRHMLLTGRYPFQSGWHTHHDPAIYGGGYFDWDREVCFARILRDAGYHTCISGKWQINDLFDPAQNDALKKHGFEEHCIFPEGKKGHPAHKQRYWNPYVIKNGQRMETKGKFGPDIFTDYLIEYMKTHRDRPFCAYYSAILTHIPVVSTPHNLGKELTPREKFAGMLNYSDHLIGRLVTAMDELGIRDNTILFIVPDNGTDNGTDQNAEQSLGGRINGRVSGEGIYSLKEQGINMPLIVNCPKLVGSERISDDLIDVSDVLPTLADLAKAPLPKGVKINGRSFAPQILNQPLKTPWRPWCLTQYYKQRVVRDERFKLYSTGEFYDLSEDPLELHNLANSNRIKTDKVSLESYAQLRNVLDSLPENSKLPWEFRSISARRIRAEEARQKQAGDSNLKP, encoded by the coding sequence ATGAAACGTTTGATTCAAATGATTTGTTTTGTTTTTTGTCTGCTTGCAATGCAGCAATCGATGCTGTTTGCAGCAAAAGCGAAAGCAGACAATCGTCCTAATATCATCTTTATTCTGCTCGATAATGTGGGAAAAGACTGGTTTCGCAGCTATGGCAGCCAGGAAAACCAGACTCCGAATATCGATCATCTGGCTTATACCGGGCTACGATTTCGGAATTGTTATGTGACTCCGGTCTGTAGCACTACACGACATATGTTGCTGACAGGCCGCTATCCTTTCCAGTCCGGCTGGCATACGCATCATGACCCGGCGATCTATGGCGGCGGATATTTCGACTGGGACCGGGAAGTCTGTTTTGCGCGCATCCTCAGAGATGCCGGCTATCATACCTGCATCTCCGGTAAGTGGCAGATCAATGACTTATTTGATCCCGCTCAGAACGATGCGCTCAAAAAACATGGATTTGAAGAACATTGCATCTTCCCGGAAGGTAAAAAAGGACATCCGGCACATAAACAGCGTTACTGGAATCCGTATGTCATCAAAAATGGTCAGCGAATGGAGACAAAAGGGAAATTTGGTCCTGATATCTTTACTGACTATCTGATCGAATATATGAAAACACATCGGGATCGCCCCTTCTGTGCCTACTATTCTGCGATTCTCACTCACATCCCCGTTGTCTCGACTCCGCACAATTTGGGGAAAGAGTTAACACCCCGCGAAAAGTTTGCCGGGATGCTAAATTACTCGGATCACTTGATTGGTCGATTAGTCACAGCGATGGATGAACTGGGAATTCGTGACAATACAATTCTCTTCATTGTTCCCGATAATGGAACCGATAATGGAACTGATCAGAACGCAGAACAGAGCCTGGGAGGTCGCATCAACGGTCGAGTCTCTGGAGAGGGAATTTATTCTCTCAAAGAGCAGGGGATCAATATGCCGTTGATCGTGAATTGTCCGAAGCTGGTCGGCAGTGAGCGCATCAGTGATGACCTGATTGACGTGTCCGATGTGCTTCCAACATTAGCCGATCTGGCAAAGGCTCCACTCCCCAAAGGAGTCAAGATTAATGGGAGATCATTTGCACCACAAATTCTGAATCAGCCTCTCAAAACTCCCTGGCGTCCTTGGTGCCTAACACAATATTACAAACAGAGAGTGGTTCGAGACGAACGCTTTAAGCTCTACTCAACGGGTGAGTTTTATGACCTTTCGGAAGACCCTCTGGAGTTGCATAATCTCGCAAATTCCAACCGGATTAAAACAGACAAGGTGAGTCTGGAATCGTACGCACAACTCAGGAATGTGCTGGACTCACTCCCCGAAAACAGTAAACTACCCTGGGAATTTCGGAGTATTTCCGCCAGAAGAATACGTGCAGAAGAAGCCCGGCAGAAACAAGCTGGAGATTCAAACCTCAAACCGTAA
- a CDS encoding Nramp family divalent metal transporter — protein MTEEQSTTVRPHWWQRIGPGLVTACVVIGPGSILTSSKLGSEHGYSMIWVVLVSVIFMLIYTSLGAKLGAVTNESTCTLLAQKVGRPLTVLIGCGVFFISAAYQFGNNLGVHSALENYTDFKYGIVIFNAISIAFLFGFKNLYKLIERLMSVFVGLMLASFAINLFFAKPNLLEMAEGIIPGSGGNGVDSILNISLLGLVGTTFVITAAFYQSYLARFKGWTVKDLKDGRIDARVSAGIMALITIMIMSTAAAVLRGQDLRGVGDVGNALKPLFGEKGQVLFCIGLFSAAYSSFIVNSMIGGFILSDSLGLGSTPQHKSTRILTAIVLLTGMFVALYVIESGIRPVAAIVAAQAVTVVAAPLAAGGLLLLTSSKKVMGEHRNGVLMNIFAGIGFLLLLGMAWYIATQKVIPEIQKMRGQSAAVAPVENSEEKK, from the coding sequence GTGACTGAAGAACAATCGACAACTGTCAGGCCACATTGGTGGCAGCGAATTGGCCCTGGATTAGTAACCGCCTGTGTTGTGATTGGCCCGGGCAGCATTTTGACGAGTTCCAAGCTTGGTTCCGAGCATGGCTATAGCATGATCTGGGTTGTACTCGTTTCGGTTATCTTCATGCTGATCTATACTTCATTAGGTGCAAAGCTGGGAGCGGTAACCAATGAATCAACTTGTACATTATTAGCTCAAAAAGTTGGCAGACCATTAACTGTGTTAATAGGATGTGGCGTCTTTTTCATTTCTGCCGCCTATCAGTTTGGGAATAATTTGGGTGTTCACTCAGCCCTCGAAAATTACACTGATTTTAAATATGGCATTGTAATATTCAACGCGATCTCAATTGCATTTTTGTTTGGCTTTAAGAACCTCTATAAACTCATCGAACGTCTGATGTCTGTTTTTGTTGGTCTCATGCTGGCGTCTTTTGCTATCAATCTCTTTTTTGCGAAACCCAATTTGCTGGAAATGGCAGAAGGAATCATTCCCGGTTCTGGTGGGAATGGTGTCGATTCGATTCTTAATATTTCGCTCCTGGGGCTTGTTGGTACGACTTTTGTCATCACTGCAGCCTTCTACCAATCCTATCTGGCTCGGTTCAAAGGCTGGACAGTAAAAGACCTGAAAGATGGGCGGATTGATGCCCGTGTCAGTGCCGGCATTATGGCCTTAATCACGATCATGATTATGTCTACCGCAGCTGCCGTGCTTAGAGGACAAGATCTTAGAGGGGTCGGTGATGTAGGAAACGCTTTGAAGCCCCTGTTTGGCGAAAAAGGACAAGTTTTATTTTGTATCGGTTTGTTTTCCGCCGCCTATTCGTCCTTCATTGTAAACTCGATGATAGGTGGATTTATTTTATCAGACAGCCTGGGATTAGGTAGCACACCTCAACACAAATCGACACGTATTCTGACAGCAATTGTGTTATTGACCGGAATGTTCGTCGCGCTCTACGTTATTGAATCAGGGATTCGTCCTGTTGCTGCAATTGTGGCAGCACAGGCAGTCACAGTCGTGGCTGCACCATTAGCTGCAGGTGGACTACTCTTGTTAACCAGCAGTAAAAAAGTGATGGGCGAACATCGTAATGGCGTTTTAATGAATATTTTCGCAGGCATCGGTTTCTTGTTACTCTTAGGTATGGCCTGGTATATCGCAACCCAGAAAGTGATTCCCGAAATCCAGAAAATGCGGGGGCAATCGGCAGCGGTAGCGCCGGTGGAAAATTCGGAAGAGAAAAAATAG
- a CDS encoding DUF309 domain-containing protein — protein sequence MVYPVAEVVRLLPSSRLPEYTFVPGKNLPHPYRDPKGHSYGNKPKPPKALTEDNWVEHRNYLNAIDYFNLGFYWEAHDEWERLLRVCGPDSIPGRFLKGLVKLSAAGIKVREGSIHGVRRHAASAGEVFADVAAESNADHYCGLELTKLQFAADRAAQLRYPDDLTMGEPIRVFPFMLEPEPFPLG from the coding sequence ATGGTTTATCCTGTTGCTGAAGTTGTGCGTTTATTACCTTCATCCCGGCTACCGGAATATACTTTTGTTCCCGGTAAAAACCTGCCGCATCCTTACCGCGATCCAAAGGGTCACAGCTATGGTAATAAACCCAAACCCCCTAAAGCTCTAACCGAAGATAATTGGGTTGAACATCGTAATTACCTGAATGCCATCGACTATTTCAATCTGGGGTTCTATTGGGAAGCCCATGATGAATGGGAACGCCTGCTGAGAGTATGTGGCCCGGATTCTATTCCCGGTCGGTTCCTGAAAGGATTAGTGAAACTTTCCGCCGCGGGTATCAAAGTTCGAGAAGGAAGTATCCATGGCGTGCGTCGTCACGCTGCTTCTGCCGGTGAAGTCTTTGCAGACGTCGCAGCAGAATCGAACGCTGACCACTATTGTGGACTCGAATTAACGAAGCTGCAATTTGCAGCTGACCGCGCCGCTCAGCTCCGTTATCCCGATGATTTAACGATGGGCGAGCCAATTCGGGTTTTCCCATTCATGCTGGAGCCGGAACCATTCCCGCTCGGTTAA